In one Melopsittacus undulatus isolate bMelUnd1 chromosome 4, bMelUnd1.mat.Z, whole genome shotgun sequence genomic region, the following are encoded:
- the BTBD18 gene encoding BTB/POZ domain-containing protein 18 isoform X1 — translation MGSPSAAPRLLYRSTRLLRTAFQQLHQQQQRDDVFCDVVLQAEGEAVVAHCCVLSVCSPFFMEQLGRELTPRGGRVVLELGGLKIGALRKLVRFLYTAELDATWDEVQEVLAAARRLQVTELESLQLQGGRLVRPGPKRQLNRSCLRSSQRCSRPAEAGSAAPGGTGMLPRSTGVSPEESAAAPPLHSPEPMHRSPVQRVKLRKVKSGGYWEVVQERQPPSTVATGNRGVMDPQPTLGASAVGQADRHSTWAAWKKQGCGLVPPEDPTGDPEEEEVDVGTLELCLPPGTVCVCPCPSSDSDEEVDVLT, via the exons ATGGGCTCTCCGTCAGCTGCCCCAAGGCTGCTCTACCGCAGCACCCGCCTGCTGCGCACCgccttccagcagctccaccagcagcagcagcgcgaCGATGTCTTCTGTGATGTGGTCCTGCAGGCCGAAG GTGAGGCGGTGGTGGCCCATTGCTGCGTCCTCTCCGTCTGCAGCCCCTTCTTCATGGAGCAGCTGGGCCGGGAGCTGACTCCCCGGGGCGGCAGGGTGGTCCTGGAGCTGGGAGGGCTGAAGATCGGGGCGCTGCGCAAGCTGGTGCGCTTCCTCTACACTGCCGAGCTGGATGCCACATGGGACGAGGTGCAGGAGGTGCTGGCAGCCGCGCGCCGCCTCCAGGTCACCGAGCTCGAGTCGCTGCAGCTCCAGGGGGGGCGCCTGGTGAGGCCAGGACCGAAGCGGCAGCTCAACCGCTCCTGCCTGCGCTCCAGCCAGCGCTGCTCCCGCCCGGCGGAGGCCGGCAGCGCTGCGCCCGGTGGTACAGGAATGCTCCCCCGGAGCACCGGTGTCTCCCCAGAAGAGAGTGCTGCTGCACCCCCCCTGCACTCTCCAGAGCCCATGCACCGCAGCCCCGTGCAGCGGGTGAAGCTGCGGAAGGTGAAGAGTGGGGGGTACTGGGAGGTGGTGCAGGAGAGGCAGCCCCCCAGCACCGTGGCCACAGGCAATAGAGGGGTGATGGACCCACAGCCCACCCTGGGTGCAAGTGCAGTGGGGCAGGCAGACAGGCACAGCACATGGGCGGCCTGGAAGAAGCAGGGCTGCGGGCTGGTGCCACCGGAGGACCCCACAGGTGAtcctgaggaggaagaggtggatGTGGGGACgctggagctgtgcctgccccCAGGCACTGTCTGCGTCTGTCCCTGCCCCTCGTCCGACTCTGATGAGGAGGTGGATGTTCTCACCTAG
- the BTBD18 gene encoding BTB/POZ domain-containing protein 18 isoform X2, which translates to MEQLGRELTPRGGRVVLELGGLKIGALRKLVRFLYTAELDATWDEVQEVLAAARRLQVTELESLQLQGGRLVRPGPKRQLNRSCLRSSQRCSRPAEAGSAAPGGTGMLPRSTGVSPEESAAAPPLHSPEPMHRSPVQRVKLRKVKSGGYWEVVQERQPPSTVATGNRGVMDPQPTLGASAVGQADRHSTWAAWKKQGCGLVPPEDPTGDPEEEEVDVGTLELCLPPGTVCVCPCPSSDSDEEVDVLT; encoded by the coding sequence ATGGAGCAGCTGGGCCGGGAGCTGACTCCCCGGGGCGGCAGGGTGGTCCTGGAGCTGGGAGGGCTGAAGATCGGGGCGCTGCGCAAGCTGGTGCGCTTCCTCTACACTGCCGAGCTGGATGCCACATGGGACGAGGTGCAGGAGGTGCTGGCAGCCGCGCGCCGCCTCCAGGTCACCGAGCTCGAGTCGCTGCAGCTCCAGGGGGGGCGCCTGGTGAGGCCAGGACCGAAGCGGCAGCTCAACCGCTCCTGCCTGCGCTCCAGCCAGCGCTGCTCCCGCCCGGCGGAGGCCGGCAGCGCTGCGCCCGGTGGTACAGGAATGCTCCCCCGGAGCACCGGTGTCTCCCCAGAAGAGAGTGCTGCTGCACCCCCCCTGCACTCTCCAGAGCCCATGCACCGCAGCCCCGTGCAGCGGGTGAAGCTGCGGAAGGTGAAGAGTGGGGGGTACTGGGAGGTGGTGCAGGAGAGGCAGCCCCCCAGCACCGTGGCCACAGGCAATAGAGGGGTGATGGACCCACAGCCCACCCTGGGTGCAAGTGCAGTGGGGCAGGCAGACAGGCACAGCACATGGGCGGCCTGGAAGAAGCAGGGCTGCGGGCTGGTGCCACCGGAGGACCCCACAGGTGAtcctgaggaggaagaggtggatGTGGGGACgctggagctgtgcctgccccCAGGCACTGTCTGCGTCTGTCCCTGCCCCTCGTCCGACTCTGATGAGGAGGTGGATGTTCTCACCTAG
- the SELENOH gene encoding selenoprotein H has product MAPRGRKRKAQQPAAAEAPEQADAPRKRGRGHGEGSPGGTGPRVVIEHCKSURVFGRNAAAVSAALRGAVAHLAVDINPRQPRRNSFEVSLVKEDGSTVELWSGIGKGPPRKLKFPQPEDVVEALKSSLA; this is encoded by the exons ATGGCTCCTCGCGGGAGGAAGCGCAAGGCCCAGCAGCCGGCGGCGGCCGAGGCACCGGAGCAGGCGGATGCCCCGCGGAAGCGAGGGCGCGGCCATGGCGAGGGCAGCCCCGGGGGCACCGGTCCCCGCGTCGTCATCGAGCACTG CAAGAGCTGACGTGTGTTCGGGCGCAACGCGGCGGCAGTGAGCGCGGCTCTGCGCGGGGCCGTGGCACACCTCGCCGTAGACATCAACCCCCGGCAGCCGCGGAGAAACAGCTTCGAGGTGTCCCTGGTGAAGGAGGACGGCAGCA ccGTGGAGCTGTGGAGTGGCATTGGGAAGGGGCCTCCCCGCAAGCTCAAGTTCCCCCAGCCAGAGGATGTGGTGGAAGCCCTGAAAAGCAGCTTAGCTTAG
- the TMX2 gene encoding thioredoxin-related transmembrane protein 2 isoform X1: protein MAVVAPVLALLSAVPALCRWLTRPYYPLSALLAASFLLVRKLPPLCRGLPSQREDGNPCDFDWREVEILMFLSAIVMMKNRRSITVEQHIGNIFMFSKVANAILFFRLDIRMGLLYLTLCIVFLMTCKPPLYMGPEYIKYFSDKTIDEELDRDKRVTWIVEFFANWSSECQSFAPIFADLSLKYNCSGLHFGKVDVGRYTDVSTRYGWQGQCWDRVPGSPPPAWGSLLASPCCRYKVSTSPLTKQLPTLILFQGGTETMRRPQIDKKGRAVSWTFSEENVIREFNLNELYQKAKKQAKPREEEPPGGQAPTGHPDGETKKDK, encoded by the exons ATGGCGGTGGTGGCGCCGGTGCTGGCGCTGCTGTCGGCCGTGCCCGCGCTGTGCCGCTGGCTCACCCGCCCGTACTACCCTCTGTCCGCGCTGCTCGCCGCCTCCTTCCTGCTCGTGCGGAAGCTGCCGCCGCTCTGCCGCGGGCTGCCCTCGCAGCGCGAGGATGGGAACCCCTGTGACTTTGACTGG CGCGAGGTGGAGATCCTCATGTTCCTCAGCGCCATCGTCATGATGAAGAACCGACGCTCCA tcaCGGTGGAGCAGCACATTGGGAACATTTTCATGTTCAGCAAGGTAGCAAATGCCATCCTCTTCTTCCGCCTCGACATCCGGATGGGTCTGCTCTATCTCACACTCTGCATCG TGTTCCTGATGACCTGCAAGCCCCCGCTCTACATGGGCCCTGAGTACATCAAGTATTTCAGTGACAAGACCATAGAT GAGGAGCTGGACCGGGACAAGCGGGTGACCTGGATCGTTGAGTTCTTCGCCAACTGGTCCAGCGAGTGCCAGTCATTCGCCCCCATCTTTGCTGACCTCTCTCTTAA GTACAACTGCTCAGGGCTGCACTTCGGGAAGGTGGATGTTGGCCGGTACACGGACGTCAGCACCAGGTATGGGTGGCAGGGCCAGTGCTGGGACAGAGTCCCCGGGAGCCCCCCACCTGCCTGGGGGTCACTGTTggcctctccctgctgcaggtaCAAGGTCAGCACCTCGCCCCTCACCAAGCAGCTGCCCACCCTCATCCTCTTCCAGGGCGGGACAGAGACCATGCGCCGGCCACAGATCGATAAGAAGGGCCGGGCCGTGTCCTGGACCTTCTCTGAG GAGAATGTGATCCGGGAGTTCAACCTCAATGAGCTCTACCAGAAGGCCAAGAAGCAGGCAAAGCCGCGGGAGGAGGAGCCCCCCGGGGGGCAGGCACCCACCGGGCACCCCGATGGTGAGACCAAGAAGGACAAGTAG
- the TMX2 gene encoding thioredoxin-related transmembrane protein 2 isoform X2 has protein sequence MAVVAPVLALLSAVPALCRWLTRPYYPLSALLAASFLLVRKLPPLCRGLPSQREDGNPCDFDWREVEILMFLSAIVMMKNRRSITVEQHIGNIFMFSKVANAILFFRLDIRMGLLYLTLCIVFLMTCKPPLYMGPEYIKYFSDKTIDEELDRDKRVTWIVEFFANWSSECQSFAPIFADLSLKYNCSGLHFGKVDVGRYTDVSTRYKVSTSPLTKQLPTLILFQGGTETMRRPQIDKKGRAVSWTFSEENVIREFNLNELYQKAKKQAKPREEEPPGGQAPTGHPDGETKKDK, from the exons ATGGCGGTGGTGGCGCCGGTGCTGGCGCTGCTGTCGGCCGTGCCCGCGCTGTGCCGCTGGCTCACCCGCCCGTACTACCCTCTGTCCGCGCTGCTCGCCGCCTCCTTCCTGCTCGTGCGGAAGCTGCCGCCGCTCTGCCGCGGGCTGCCCTCGCAGCGCGAGGATGGGAACCCCTGTGACTTTGACTGG CGCGAGGTGGAGATCCTCATGTTCCTCAGCGCCATCGTCATGATGAAGAACCGACGCTCCA tcaCGGTGGAGCAGCACATTGGGAACATTTTCATGTTCAGCAAGGTAGCAAATGCCATCCTCTTCTTCCGCCTCGACATCCGGATGGGTCTGCTCTATCTCACACTCTGCATCG TGTTCCTGATGACCTGCAAGCCCCCGCTCTACATGGGCCCTGAGTACATCAAGTATTTCAGTGACAAGACCATAGAT GAGGAGCTGGACCGGGACAAGCGGGTGACCTGGATCGTTGAGTTCTTCGCCAACTGGTCCAGCGAGTGCCAGTCATTCGCCCCCATCTTTGCTGACCTCTCTCTTAA GTACAACTGCTCAGGGCTGCACTTCGGGAAGGTGGATGTTGGCCGGTACACGGACGTCAGCACCAG gtaCAAGGTCAGCACCTCGCCCCTCACCAAGCAGCTGCCCACCCTCATCCTCTTCCAGGGCGGGACAGAGACCATGCGCCGGCCACAGATCGATAAGAAGGGCCGGGCCGTGTCCTGGACCTTCTCTGAG GAGAATGTGATCCGGGAGTTCAACCTCAATGAGCTCTACCAGAAGGCCAAGAAGCAGGCAAAGCCGCGGGAGGAGGAGCCCCCCGGGGGGCAGGCACCCACCGGGCACCCCGATGGTGAGACCAAGAAGGACAAGTAG
- the MED19 gene encoding mediator of RNA polymerase II transcription subunit 19 has protein sequence MENFTALFGGAEPPPAAAAALGFGPAKAPGAGAAPPPAAAAPPPGEDAARKAAAGPFYLLRELPGTTELTGSTNLITHYNLEHAYNKFCGKKVKEKLSNFLPDLPGMIDLPGSHDNSSLRSLIEKPPICGSSFTPLTSTMLTGFRLHAGPLPEQCRLMHIQPPKKKNKHKHKQSRTQDPVPPETPSDSDHKKKKKKKEEDPERKRKKKEKKKKKNRHSPEHPGVGSSQASGSLR, from the exons ATGGAGAACTTCACGGCGCTGTTCGGCGGGGCCgagccgccgcccgccgccgccgccgcgctggGCTTCGGGCCGGCCAAAGCCCCTGGTGCCGGGGCCGCTCCGCCCCCCGCTGCCGCTGCGCCGCCGCCGGGGGAGGACGCGGCCCGCAAGGCCGCCGCCGGCCCCTTCTACCTGCTGCGGGAGCTGCCAG GCACGACGGAGCTGACGGGCAGCACGAACCTGATCACGCACTACAACCTGGAGCACGCCTACAACAAGTTCTGCGGCAAGAAGGTGAAAGAGAAGCTCAGCAACTTCCTGCCCGACCTGCCCGGCATGATCGACCTGCCCGGCTCGCACGACAACAGCAGCCTCCGCTCCCTCATCGAGAAGCCCCCGATCTGCGGCAGCTCCTTTACCCCCCTCACCAGCACCATGCTCACGGGGTTCCGGCTCCATGCCGGCCCG CTCCCTGAGCAGTGCCGGCTCATGCACATCCAGCCGCCCAAGAAGAAGAACAAACACAAGCACAAGCAGAGCCGCACGCAGGATCCCGTCCCCCCAG AAACCCCCTCAGACTCCGACcacaagaagaagaagaagaaaaaagaggaggaCCCTGAGcggaagaggaagaagaaagagaagaagaaaaagaag AACCGGCACAGCCCAGAGCACCCAGGTGTGGGCAGCTCCCAGGCCAGCGGAAGCCTGCGGTGA
- the ZDHHC5 gene encoding palmitoyltransferase ZDHHC5 encodes MPAASGKRFKPSKYVPVSAAAIFLVGATTLFFAFTCPGLSLNVSPVIPIYNAVVFLFVLANFSMATFMDPGIFPRAEEDEDKEDDFRAPLYKTVEIKGIQVRMKWCATCRFYRPPRCSHCSVCDNCVEEFDHHCPWVNNCIGRRNYRYFFLFLLSLTTHIMGVFGFGLLYVLYQVEELSGVRMAVTMVVMCVAGLFFIPVAGLTGFHVVLVARGRTTNEQVTGKFRGGVNPFTNGCCKNVSRVLCSSPAPRYLGRLRAEQTVLVRPPFLRPGVSDGQITVKIMDNGIQTELKRTKSKGSLEVTESQSADAEPPPPPKPDLSRYTGLRTHLTLATTEDSSLLGKDSPPTPTMYKYRPGYSSSSSSAALPHSTSAKLSRVNSLKEPNSIGESGHKPSYRSEPSLEPESFRSPTFSKSFHFDPLSSGSRSSSLKSAQGTGFELGHLQSIRSEGTTSTSYKSLVNQTRNGSLSYDSLLTPSDSPDFESVQAGPEPEAPVGYTSPFLSARIAQQRETDLHGRFGSAAPPREPSPVRYDNLSRHIVASIQEREKLLQQPPAAGREEDVGPVAGGVQSPPRSSGSLDDSKRSPLGKNPLPRPALPRFGKPEPPGALRARSLGSPEQPQAPHLGKSVSYSSQKPAPQAGVSEAEEVALQPLLPPKDEVQMRGAHSKSNGQPKSLGPVPTGTGPVPLSSPTRGGVKKVSGVGGTTYEISV; translated from the exons ATGCCAGCAGCTTCTGGAAAGAGATTCAAACCCAGCAAGTACGTCCCGGTCTCGGCTGCTGCCATCTTCCTAGTGGGAGCCACCACCCTCTTCTTTGCCTTCAC GTGCCCGGGGCTCAGCCTCAACGTGTCCCCAGTCATTCCCATCTACAATGCTGTCGTCTTCCTCTTTGTGCTGGCCAACTTCAGCATGGCCACCTTCATGGACCCTGGCATATTCCCACGAG cGGAGGAGGACGAGGACAAGGAGGACGATTTCCGTGCCCCGCTCTACAAGACGGTGGAGATCAAGGGCATCCAGGTGCGCATGAAGTGGTGTGCGACCTGCCGCTTCTACCGCCCGCCACGCTGCTCCCACTGCAGCGTCTGCGACAACTGCGTGGAG GAGTTCGACCATCACTGCCCCTGGGTCAACAACTGCATCGGGCGGCGCAATTACCGCTACTTCTTCCTGTTCCTGCTGTCGCTCACCACGCACATCATGGGTGTGTTTGGCTTCGGGCTGCTCTACGTGCTCTACCAGGTGGAGGAGCTCTCCGGTGTCCGCATGGCCGTCAC GATGGTGGTGATGTGCGTGGCCGGACTCTTCTTCATTCCTGTTGCTGGCCTGACCGGCTTCCACGTGGTGCTCGTGGCAAGGGGCCGCACCACCAACGAGCAG GTTACAGGCAAGTTCCGCGGTGGCGTCAACCCCTTCACCAACGGTTGCTGTAAGAACGTGAGCCGGGTCCTTTGCAGCTCCCCTGCCCCCAG GTACCTCGGGCGCCTGAGGGCCGAGCAGACGGTGCTGGTTAGACCTCCCTTCCTGCGCCCCGGGGTGTCAGACGGTCAGATCACGGTCAAGATCATGGACAATGGTATCCAGACAGAGCTGAAGAGGACGAAG TCCAAAGGAAGCCTGGAGGTGACCGAGAGCCAGTCTGCTGACGCCGAGCCGCCACCCCCCCCTAAGCCAGACCTCAGCCGCTACACGGGCCTGAGGACACACTTAACCCTGGCCACCACCGAGG ACAGCAGCTTGCTAGGCAAGGACAGCCCCCCGACCCCCACCATGTACAAGTACCGGCCCGGctatagcagcagcagcagctcagcagccttGCCCCACTCCACCAGTGCCAAG CTGAGCCGAGTGAACAGCCTGAAGGAGCCCAACTCCATCGGTGAGAGCGGCCACAAGCCCAGCTACCGCTCGGAGCCCAGCTTGGAGCCTGAGAGCTTCCGCTCACCCACCTTCAGCAAGAGCTTCCACTTCGACCCCCTCTCCAGCGGGTCCCGCTCCTCCAGCCTCAAGTCGGCGCAGGGCACGGGCTTCGAGCTGGGCCACCTGCAGTCCATCCGCTCCGAGGGCACCACCTCCACCTCCTACAAGAGCCTGGTGAACCAGACACGCAACGGCAGCCTCTCGTACGACAGCCTCCTCACGCCCTCCGACAGCCCCGACTTCGAGTCGGTGCAGGCGGGCCCGGAGCCGGAGGCACCGGTGGGATACACATCACCCTTCCTGTCGGCGCGCATCGCGCAGCAGCGAGAGACCGACCTGCACGGCCGCTTCGGCAGCGCCGCGCCGCCCCGCGAGCCCTCACCCGTGCGCTATGACAATCTGTCCCGACACATCGTGGCCTCCATCCAGGAGcgggagaagctgctgcagcagccgcCGGCCGCGGGCCGGGAGGAGGACGTGGGGCCGGTGGCCGGGGGGGTGCAGTCGCCGCCGCGCTCCAGCGGCTCCTTGGACGATTCCAAGCGCTCGCCCCTGGGCAAGAACCCGCTCCCGCGCCCGGCCCTGCCCCGCTTCGGCAAGCCCGAGCCCCCCGGCGCGCTGCGGGCGCGCTCCCTGGGCTCCCCCGAGCAGCCCCAAGCCCCTCACCTCGGCAAGTCCGTGTCCTACAGCAGCCAAAAACCAGCCCCTCAGGCCGGCGTCTCCGAGGCGGAGGAGGtggccctgcagcccctgctgccaccCAA GGACGAGGTGCAGATGCGAGGAGCCCACAGCAAGTCCAACGGGCAGCCCAAGAGCCTGGGCCCGGTGCCCACGGGCACGGGGCCGGTGCCACTCAGCAGCCCCACGCGTGGAGGCGTCAAGAAGGTCTCTGGCGTGGGGGGCACCACCTACGAGATCTCGGTGTGA
- the CLP1 gene encoding polyribonucleotide 5'-hydroxyl-kinase Clp1 — protein MADDGGEEKKQVAKFELERETELRFEVEASQTVQMELLSGMAEVFGTELTRNKKFTFDAGAKVAVFTWHGCTVQLSGRTEVAYVSKDTPMLLYLNTHTALEQMRRQAEREDERGPRVMVVGPTDVGKTTVCRLLLNYAVRLGRRPTFVELDVGQGSVSIPGTMGALYIERPADVEEGFSLQAPLVYHFGSTTPGTNIKLYNKITSRLADVFNQRCEVNRRASVSGCVINTCGWVKGSGYQALVHAASAFEVDVVVVLDQERLYNELKRDLPHFVRTVLLPKSGGVVERSKDFRRECRDERIREYFYGFRGCFYPHAFDVKFSDVKIYKVGAPTIPDSCLPLGMSQEDNQLKLVPVTPGRDMVHHLLSVSTADSPDDSISSTSVAGFIVVTGVDPERQVFTVLSPAPRPLPKNFLLIMDIRFMDLK, from the exons ATGGCGGACGATGGCGGCGAGGAGAAGAAGCAAGTGGCCAAGTTCGAGCTGGAGCGGGAGACGGAGCTGCGGTTCGAGGTGGAGGCGTCGCAGACGGTGCAGATGGAGCTGCTGAGCGGCATGGCCGAGGTGTTCGGCACCGAGCTCACCCGCAACAAGAAGTTCACGTTCGACGCCGGCGCCAAGGTGGCCGTGTTCACGTGGCACGGCTGCACCGTGCAGCTCAGCGGCCGCACCGAGGTGGCCTACGTGTCCAAGGACACGCCGATGCTGCTGTACCTCAACACGCACACGGCGCTGGAGCAGATGCGGCGCCAGGCAGAGCGCGAGGATGAGCGTGGGCCCCGCGTCATGGTGGTGGGACCCACCGACGTGGGCAAGACCACCGTGTGCCGCCTGCTGCTCAACTATGCCGTGCGCTTGGGCCGCCGGCCCACCTTCGTGgagctggatgtggggcagggctcTGTCTCCATCCCCGGCACCATGGGCGCACTATACATTGAGCGGCCGGCCGATGTGGAGGAGGGCTTCTCCCTCCAGGCCCCACTCGTGTACCACTTTGGCTCCACCACGCCTGGCACCAACATCAAGCTGTACAACAAG ATCACGTCCCGCCTGGCTGATGTGTTCAACCAGCGCTGCGAGGTGAACCGCCGCGCCTCGGTCAGCGGCTGCGTCATCAACACCTGCGGCTGGGTGAAGGGCTCTGGGTACCAGGCACTGGTGCATGCCGCCTCTGCCTTCGAGGTGGatgtggtggtggtgctggacCAGGAGCGGCTCTACAATGAGCTCAAGAGAGACCTGCCCCACTTCGTGCGCACGGTGCTGCTGCCCAAGTCTGGTGGTGTGGTGGAGCGCTCCAAGGACTTCCGCCGGGAGTGCCGGGACGAGCGCATCCGTGAGTACTTCTACGGCTTCCGTGGCTGCTTCTACCCTCACGCCTTTGATGTCAAGTTCTCTGACGTCAAGATCTACAAGGTGGGGGCTCCCACCATCCCGGACTCCTGCCTGCCGCTGGGCATGTCGCAGGAGGACAACCAGCTGAAGCTGGTACCGGTGACACCGGGGCGGGACATGGTGCACCACCTGCTGAGCGTCAGCACTGCCGACAGCCCCGACGACAGCATCTCGAGCACGAGCGTGGCCGGGTTCATCGTGGTGACAGGTGTGGATCCCGAGCGCCAGGTCTTCACCGTGCTCTCGCCCGCTCCACGCCCACTGCCCAAGAACTTCCTGCTCATCATGGACATCCGCTTCATGGACCTCAAGTAG
- the YPEL4 gene encoding protein yippee-like 4, with protein MRSLGTQLPPPPRARPGDSGNGGSGDSGRRPLSALLLRRRTALGALLRCFPCERLCGGAAVPPGALPPATGPPRRRRPPRTFRSYLPLSHRTYSCVHCRAHLARHEELISKSFQGSHGRAYLFNSVVNVGCGPAEQRLLLTGLHSVADIFCQSCKTTLGWKYEQAFESSQKYKEGKFIIEMSHMVKENGWD; from the exons ATGCGGTCCCTGGGCACgcagctccccccccccccccgtgcccgcCCCGGGGACAGCGGCAACGGCGGCAGCGGGGACAGCG GCCGCCGCCCCCTCTCCGCCCTCCTGCTCCGCCGAAGGACGGCCCTGGGCGCTCTGCTGCGCTGCTTCCCCTGCGAGCGGCTCTGCGGGGGGGCCGCGGTGCCCCCCGGGGCGCTGCCGCCCGCCACgggccccccccgccgccgccggccCCCCCGCACGTTCCGCAGCTACCTGCCCCTCTCGCACCGCACCTACAGCTGCGTGCACTGCCGCGCTCACCTCGCCCGCCACGAGGAGCTCATCTCCAAG TCGTTCCAGGGCAGCCACGGCCGTGCCTACCTGTTCAACTCAGT GGTGAACGTGGGCTGCGGCCCTGCGGAGCAGCGGCTGCTGCTGACGGGGCTGCACTCGGTGGCCGATATCTTCTGCCAGAGCTGCAAAACCACCCTGGGCTGGAAATAT gaacAGGCCTTCGAGAGCAGCCAGAAGTACAAGGAGGGGAAGTTCATCATTGAGATGTCCCACATGGTGAAGGAGAACGGCTGGGATTGA
- the SERPING1 gene encoding plasma protease C1 inhibitor, protein MRMPITMLCLPLVWLLATATATVTLVPAPETSPSAPKLLIESPLPPVPPRPVPAPRGDAGGPVLLPSAHPELLPALAAAPQDTDPPSPAAPEGAPLEPGSTATGSSAAPTPGSTSGSPGPSAPPCPGDEEPAEDCGKPTEEQRAAVSEAVATFALRFYQRMAEAARPEANLLFSPITVAMGLSHLLLGARGETRERLAAVLAYPPGLSCVHSALRLLSTAPGLFSATQIFHHPDLHLRTRFLNESWRFYNTRPWALSGNESLDLQRINAWVREASRGLLPELLSTLPPEPQLVLLSAVHLQATWRTPLDVKQTVSLPFLRPGHPPRLVPTMTSKKYPVASFTDPQLQVQVGRLSLRGGLSLVLLLPLGPPGALGALERALDPPSLLRLLRRAARAPPRATALALPRVRLDVPLDVVPLVHDMDFGLFLDAELCGLARGAAVAVDAARHRAVLALDETGVEAAGAMATSVARSAPLLEALRPFLFVLWHDSADVPVFMGRLSDPPP, encoded by the exons ATGAG GATGCCCATCACGATGCTCTGCCTGCCCCTCGTGTGGCTGCTGGCCACAGCCACGGCCACTGTCACTCTG GTGCCCGCGCCGGAGACCTCTCCCAGCGCACCGAAGCTGCTCATAGAGTCCCCGCTGCCACCGGTGCCGCCCCGTCCTGTCCCCGCACCACGGGGGGACGCGGGGGGCCCTGTCCTGCTCCCCAGTGCGCACCCcgagctgctgcctgccctggctgcagccccCCAGGACAcagacccccccagccccgcagCGCCCGAGGGGGCACCCCTGGAACCGGGTTCCACGGCCACCGGGAGCTCCGCAGCTCCAACACCCGGCAGCACCAGCGGCAGCCCCGGCCCCAGCGCCCCGCCGTGCCCTGGGGACGAGGAACCGGCCGAGGACTGCGGGAAGCCCACAGAGGAGCAACGTGCGGCCGTGTCCGAGGCAGTGGCCACCTTCGCCCTCCGGTTCTACCAGCGCATGGCGGAGGCTGCGCGGCCCGAGGCCAACCTGCTCTTCTCCCCCATCACCGTGGCCATGGGGCTCTCGCACCTTTTGCTGG GTGCCCGTGGTGAGACCCGGGAGCGCCTGGCCGCCGTTCTGGCGTACCCCCCGGGGCTGAGCTGCGTGCACAGCGCCCTGCGGCTCCTCAGCACCGCGCCCGGGCTCTTCTCTGCCACCCAGATCTTCCACCACCCAG ACCTGCACCTCCGGACTCGCTTCCTCAATGAGTCCTGGCGCTTCTACAACACCCGCCCGTGGGCGCTGAGCGGCAACGAGAGCCTGGACCTGCAGCGCATCAACGCCTGGGTGCGAGAGGCCAGCCGGGGGCTGCTGCCAGAGCTCCTGTCCACGCTGCCCCCCGAGCCCcagctggtgctgctcagcGCTGTGCACCTGCAGG ccacCTGGCGCACGCCGCTGGATGTGAAGCAGACGGTGTCGCTGCCCTTCCTGCGCCCTGGGCACCCCCCGCGCCTGGTGCCCACTATGACCAGCAAGAAGTACCCGGTGGCCTCTTTCACTGACCCCCAGCTGCAGGTCCAG GTCGGCCGTTTGTCGCTGCGGGGGGGGCtgagcctggtgctgctgctgccgctgggGCCGCCGGGGGCGCTGGGGGCGCTGGAGCGCGCGCTGGACCCCCCCTCGCTGCTGCGCCTGCTCCGGCGCGCGGCCCGCGCCCCCCCCCGCGCCACCGCCCTCGCACTGCCGCGCGTGCGCCTCGACGTGCCCCTGGACGTGGTGCCTCTGGTACACGACATGG ACTTCGGGCTGTTCCTGGACGCGGAGCTGTGCGGGCTGGCGCGGGGCGCAGCGGTGGCCGTGGACGCTGCGCGGCACCGCGCGGTGCTGGCGCTGGACGAGACGGGCGTGGAGGCCGCGGGGGCCATGGCCACGTCGGTGGCGCGCTCGGCTCCGCTGCTGGAGGCGCTGCGCCCCTTCCTCTTCGTGCTCTGGCACGACAGCGCCGACGTCCCCGTCTTCATGGGCCGCCTCAGTGACCCCCCGCCCTGA